One Paraburkholderia agricolaris genomic region harbors:
- a CDS encoding glycine zipper 2TM domain-containing protein: MRTTSRLVVAALIAGSLAMSGCAYNSSSADVYTASQAQREETVRMGTVDSVRAVKISSNNGQPSGLGAIGGGALGAVAGSAIGGGRGSIVTGIIGGLAGAVAGNAVENGVAVHDGLEITVRLDNGDMRAITQSATGEIFRAGDRVRLLSSGGVTRVTH, encoded by the coding sequence ATGAGAACAACGAGTCGCCTGGTCGTGGCCGCCTTGATCGCCGGTTCGCTGGCCATGTCGGGGTGTGCATACAACAGCAGTTCCGCCGACGTCTACACGGCATCGCAGGCACAGCGGGAAGAAACGGTTCGCATGGGCACGGTCGACAGCGTGCGCGCGGTGAAGATCAGTTCGAACAACGGCCAGCCGAGCGGCTTGGGCGCGATCGGCGGCGGCGCACTGGGCGCGGTAGCCGGCAGCGCGATCGGCGGCGGCCGCGGCTCGATCGTGACCGGCATCATCGGCGGCCTGGCCGGTGCGGTGGCAGGCAATGCGGTCGAGAACGGCGTCGCGGTGCACGACGGCCTCGAGATCACCGTGCGACTCGATAACGGCGATATGCGCGCAATCACGCAAAGCGCCACCGGCGAGATCTTCCGCGCCGGCGACCGCGTCCGGCTGCTCTCCAGCGGCGGCGTCACGCGCGTCACACACTAG
- a CDS encoding histone H1-like DNA-binding protein has protein sequence MATLKKAAAKKPAAKKAAPAKKAAPAKKVAAKKVAVKKVAAKKAAPAKKVAAKKAAPAKKVAAKKVAVKKVAAKKAPAKKAAPAKKAAVKKVAAKKAPAKKAAAKKAAPAKKAAAKKAAPAKKAAAKKAAPAKKAAAKKAAPAKKAAAKKAAAPAKKAAPAKKAVAKKAAPAPAATSVSSAPAATVKTALNPAAAWPFPTGSRP, from the coding sequence ATGGCAACTTTAAAGAAAGCCGCAGCTAAGAAACCCGCAGCCAAGAAGGCCGCACCGGCTAAGAAGGCTGCTCCGGCGAAGAAAGTCGCTGCAAAGAAAGTCGCAGTGAAGAAGGTTGCAGCGAAGAAGGCAGCACCGGCTAAGAAGGTTGCAGCGAAGAAAGCTGCTCCGGCCAAGAAGGTTGCAGCCAAGAAAGTCGCCGTGAAGAAGGTTGCAGCAAAGAAGGCGCCGGCAAAGAAGGCAGCACCGGCTAAGAAAGCTGCAGTGAAGAAGGTTGCAGCAAAGAAGGCACCGGCGAAGAAGGCCGCAGCAAAGAAGGCAGCACCGGCTAAGAAGGCTGCTGCGAAGAAGGCTGCGCCTGCGAAAAAGGCTGCTGCCAAGAAAGCTGCGCCTGCGAAGAAGGCTGCTGCTAAAAAGGCTGCGCCTGCCAAGAAGGCTGCCGCGAAGAAGGCCGCTGCTCCTGCCAAGAAGGCTGCGCCTGCGAAGAAGGCTGTCGCCAAGAAGGCGGCTCCTGCACCCGCTGCGACTTCTGTCTCGAGCGCACCGGCAGCAACGGTGAAGACCGCGCTGAACCCGGCAGCGGCATGGCCGTTCCCGACGGGCAGCCGTCCGTAA
- a CDS encoding ribonucleotide-diphosphate reductase subunit beta: MLNWDDEITAVTPSSATQLNVLRNAAGSAVGSQVGTRSAPHAPSDRNVFASQDVFEKGIAAAHAAGTAAISEARVNVADKRIINGQTDVNQLVPFKYKWAWEKYLAGCANHWMPQEVNMSRDIALWKDPNGLTEDERRIVKRNLGFFVTADSLAANNIVLGTYRHITAPECRQFLLRQAFEEAIHTHAYQYIVESLGLDEGEIFNAYHEVASIRAKDEFLIPYINVLTDPGFKTGTLETDQTLLRSLIVFACVMEGLFFYVGFTQILALGRQNKMTGAAEQYQYILRDESMHCNFGIDLINQIKLENPQLWTAEFRADIREIFQQAVELEYRYAEDTMPRGVLGLNASMFKSYLRFICNRRCQQIGLDPLYPNEENPFPWMSEMIDLKKERNFFETRVIEYQTGGALTWE; this comes from the coding sequence ATGCTCAACTGGGATGACGAGATCACTGCCGTAACTCCCTCGAGCGCTACGCAACTGAATGTGTTGCGCAACGCTGCGGGATCGGCTGTCGGTTCGCAAGTCGGAACGCGTTCCGCTCCTCATGCTCCCTCGGACCGAAACGTCTTCGCGTCTCAAGACGTTTTCGAAAAAGGCATTGCCGCCGCTCACGCTGCCGGAACGGCTGCGATTTCCGAAGCGCGGGTCAATGTTGCCGACAAGCGCATCATCAACGGCCAGACCGACGTCAATCAGTTGGTGCCGTTCAAATACAAGTGGGCCTGGGAAAAGTATCTGGCGGGTTGTGCCAACCACTGGATGCCGCAAGAAGTGAACATGTCGCGCGACATCGCCCTCTGGAAAGACCCGAACGGGCTGACCGAAGACGAGCGCCGCATCGTCAAGCGCAACCTGGGCTTCTTCGTGACGGCTGACTCGCTCGCCGCCAACAACATCGTGCTGGGCACCTACCGCCACATCACGGCGCCCGAATGCCGCCAGTTCCTGCTGCGCCAGGCGTTCGAAGAGGCGATCCACACGCACGCTTACCAGTACATCGTCGAATCGCTGGGCCTCGACGAAGGCGAAATCTTCAACGCGTATCACGAGGTTGCCTCGATCCGCGCGAAAGACGAATTCCTGATTCCGTACATCAATGTGCTGACCGATCCGGGCTTCAAGACCGGCACGCTCGAGACCGACCAGACGCTACTGCGCTCGCTGATCGTGTTCGCCTGCGTGATGGAAGGCCTGTTCTTCTACGTCGGCTTTACGCAAATCCTGGCGCTTGGCCGTCAGAACAAGATGACCGGCGCGGCGGAACAGTACCAGTACATCCTGCGCGACGAGTCGATGCACTGCAATTTCGGCATCGACCTGATCAACCAGATCAAACTCGAAAACCCGCAACTCTGGACGGCTGAGTTCCGCGCGGACATCCGCGAGATCTTCCAGCAAGCGGTCGAACTTGAATATCGTTACGCGGAAGACACGATGCCGCGCGGCGTGCTCGGCCTCAATGCGTCGATGTTCAAGAGCTATCTGCGCTTCATCTGCAACCGCCGTTGCCAGCAGATCGGTCTCGATCCGCTGTACCCGAACGAGGAAAACCCGTTCCCGTGGATGAGCGAGATGATCGACCTGAAGAAGGAACGCAACTTCTTCGAGACGCGAGTGATCGAATATCAGACTGGCGGCGCGTTGACCTGGGAGTGA
- a CDS encoding ribonucleoside-diphosphate reductase subunit alpha, with translation MQTTDNATTRYEGSPTGQTFGQAQGAQPLAPQTTYADYKVIRRNGSVVSFEPSKIAIAVTKAFLAVNGGQGAASARVRELVEQLTQNVVRALVRSRPNGGTFHIEDIQDQVELALMRGGEHNVARAYVLYREKRTQARGHDEQIVANTPGLNVTDNGVTRPLDMAALRGIIESACANLGDAVSADPIIAETVKNLYDGVPMSQVYDSAILAARTMIEKDPAYSQVTARILLHTIRREILEEEVTQGEMANRYAEYFPQFIKRGVQAELLDDKLLQFDLKRLGAALDNNRDLQFGYLGLQTLYDRYFLHHDGVRIEMPQAFFMRVAMGLSLNEIDREARAIEFYNVLSSFDFMSSTPTLFNSGTRRSQLSSCYLTTVDDDLDGIYEALKENALLSKFAGGLGNDWTRVRALGSHIKGTNGKSQGVVPFLKVVNDTAVAVNQGGKRKGAVCAYLETWHLDIEEFLELRKNTGDDRRRTHDMNTANWIPDLFMKRVHEGGDWTLFSPSTCPDLHDKFGAEFEAAYTAYEDKVARGEIKLFKKLPAAQLWRKMLGMLFETGHPWITFKDPCNVRSPQQHVGVVHSSNLCTEITLNTSDSEIAVCNLGSVNLVAHLKEQADGTLALDHDKLKRTVSVAMRMLDNVIDINYYAVAKARNSNLKHRPVGMGIMGFQDCLHLLRTPYASQEAVAFADTSMEAVCYYAYYASTELAQERGRYSSYRGSLWDRGILPQDSVKLLADARGGYVEVDSSESMDWTELRSRIATYGMRNSNCIAIAPTATISNIIGVSACIEPTFQNLYVKSNLSGEFTVVNDYLVRDLKERGLWDEVMVADLKYFDGTLSRIDRIPADLRAIYATAFELDPVWLVEAASRRQKWIDQAQSLNIYMGGASGKKLDEIYKLAWVRGLKTTYYLRTMAATHVEKSTVAHGALNAVSSGGGEGSGGAGGVGGGAAGSFGANGGAASGGIQVAAAAPAVAVEAAPEADGPVCMMRPGDPGFDECEACQ, from the coding sequence ATGCAAACCACCGACAACGCGACGACCCGGTACGAGGGTTCACCGACTGGCCAGACCTTCGGCCAGGCACAAGGCGCGCAGCCGCTCGCGCCGCAAACGACCTACGCCGACTACAAGGTGATCCGCCGTAACGGCAGCGTGGTGTCGTTCGAACCGTCGAAAATCGCCATCGCCGTGACGAAGGCATTCCTGGCCGTCAACGGTGGTCAAGGCGCAGCCTCCGCGCGCGTGCGCGAACTGGTCGAGCAACTCACGCAGAACGTGGTGCGCGCGCTCGTGCGCAGCCGCCCGAACGGCGGCACGTTCCATATTGAAGACATCCAGGATCAGGTCGAACTCGCGCTGATGCGCGGCGGCGAACACAACGTCGCGCGTGCGTACGTGCTGTATCGCGAGAAGCGCACCCAGGCGCGCGGCCATGACGAGCAAATCGTCGCCAACACGCCGGGTCTGAACGTCACCGACAACGGCGTGACGCGTCCGCTCGACATGGCAGCGCTGCGCGGCATTATCGAATCCGCCTGCGCGAACCTGGGCGACGCCGTGAGCGCCGATCCGATCATCGCGGAAACGGTGAAGAATCTGTACGACGGCGTGCCGATGAGCCAGGTCTACGACTCGGCGATTCTGGCTGCCCGCACGATGATCGAAAAGGACCCGGCGTATAGCCAGGTCACCGCACGCATCCTGCTGCACACGATCCGCCGCGAGATCCTCGAAGAGGAAGTCACGCAAGGCGAAATGGCCAATCGTTACGCCGAATACTTCCCGCAGTTCATCAAGCGCGGCGTGCAAGCCGAGCTGCTCGACGACAAGCTGCTGCAGTTCGACCTGAAGCGACTGGGCGCGGCGCTCGACAACAACCGCGACCTGCAATTCGGCTACCTCGGTCTGCAAACGCTGTATGACCGCTACTTCCTGCATCACGACGGCGTGCGCATCGAAATGCCCCAGGCATTCTTTATGCGTGTGGCGATGGGCCTGTCGCTGAACGAGATCGACCGCGAAGCGCGCGCGATCGAGTTTTACAACGTGCTGTCGAGCTTCGACTTCATGTCGTCCACGCCTACGCTGTTCAACTCGGGCACCCGCCGCTCGCAACTGTCGTCGTGCTACCTGACCACGGTCGACGACGATCTCGACGGCATCTACGAAGCGCTGAAGGAAAACGCGCTGCTGTCGAAATTCGCCGGCGGTCTGGGCAACGACTGGACGCGCGTGCGTGCGCTCGGTTCGCACATCAAGGGCACCAACGGCAAGTCGCAAGGCGTGGTGCCGTTCCTGAAGGTCGTCAACGACACGGCGGTGGCGGTCAACCAGGGCGGCAAGCGCAAGGGCGCGGTCTGCGCGTACCTGGAAACGTGGCACCTGGACATCGAGGAATTCCTCGAGCTGCGTAAGAACACCGGCGACGACCGTCGCCGCACCCACGACATGAACACGGCGAACTGGATTCCCGACCTGTTCATGAAGCGCGTGCACGAAGGCGGTGACTGGACGCTGTTCTCGCCGTCTACCTGCCCGGATCTGCACGACAAGTTCGGCGCGGAATTCGAAGCGGCTTACACGGCTTACGAAGACAAGGTCGCGCGCGGCGAGATCAAGCTGTTCAAGAAGCTTCCGGCAGCGCAACTGTGGCGCAAGATGCTGGGCATGCTGTTCGAAACCGGCCACCCGTGGATCACGTTCAAGGATCCGTGCAATGTGCGCTCGCCGCAACAGCACGTCGGCGTCGTCCACTCGTCGAACCTGTGCACGGAAATCACGCTGAACACCAGCGACTCCGAAATCGCCGTCTGCAACCTGGGCTCGGTGAACCTCGTCGCTCACCTGAAGGAACAGGCCGACGGCACCCTGGCGCTGGACCACGACAAGCTCAAGCGCACCGTCAGCGTGGCAATGCGCATGCTCGACAACGTAATCGACATCAATTACTACGCGGTTGCCAAGGCGCGTAACTCGAACCTGAAGCACCGTCCGGTCGGCATGGGCATCATGGGCTTCCAGGACTGCCTGCACCTGCTGCGCACGCCGTACGCGTCGCAAGAGGCGGTTGCGTTCGCCGATACGTCGATGGAAGCGGTCTGCTACTACGCTTACTACGCGTCGACTGAACTGGCGCAGGAACGCGGCCGTTATTCCAGCTACCGCGGCTCGCTGTGGGACCGCGGCATCCTCCCGCAAGACTCGGTGAAGCTGCTGGCCGATGCGCGCGGCGGTTATGTCGAAGTCGATTCGAGCGAGTCGATGGACTGGACCGAGCTGCGTTCGCGCATCGCCACCTACGGCATGCGCAACTCGAACTGCATCGCGATCGCGCCGACGGCGACGATCTCGAACATCATCGGCGTGTCGGCCTGTATCGAACCGACCTTCCAGAACCTGTATGTGAAGTCGAATCTGTCGGGCGAATTCACGGTGGTCAACGACTACCTGGTGCGCGACCTGAAGGAACGCGGTCTGTGGGACGAAGTGATGGTCGCCGACCTGAAATACTTCGACGGCACGCTCTCGCGCATCGACCGCATCCCGGCCGACCTGCGTGCGATCTACGCGACCGCGTTCGAACTCGATCCAGTGTGGCTGGTCGAGGCGGCTTCGCGCCGTCAGAAGTGGATCGACCAGGCGCAGTCGCTGAACATTTACATGGGCGGCGCGTCGGGTAAGAAGCTCGACGAGATCTACAAGCTCGCATGGGTGCGCGGCCTGAAGACCACCTACTACCTCCGCACGATGGCGGCAACGCACGTCGAGAAGTCGACGGTGGCGCACGGCGCACTGAACGCGGTGAGCTCGGGTGGCGGCGAAGGATCGGGCGGCGCGGGCGGTGTCGGCGGTGGCGCGGCAGGCAGCTTCGGCGCGAACGGCGGTGCGGCTTCGGGCGGCATCCAGGTAGCGGCGGCAGCGCCGGCCGTTGCAGTCGAAGCAGCGCCGGAAGCGGACGGTCCGGTGTGCATGATGCGTCCGGGCGATCCGGGTTTCGACGAGTGCGAGGCTTGCCAGTAA
- the ampD gene encoding 1,6-anhydro-N-acetylmuramyl-L-alanine amidase AmpD, producing MNLAFTVDADGWVSAARKLPSPNFEARPEGAVPTLIVVHNISLPPNEFGGTAIAELFQNTLDCDAHPYYDTHLRGVRVSAHFVIHRDGALEQFVSCNERAWHAGPSNFFGRERCNDFSIGIELEGSDTTAFEAAQYRTLGALVTALKARYPVEGLAGHSDIAPGRKTDPGRHFEWQRLQRDTALADQYFPYLKFPRVP from the coding sequence ATGAACCTCGCGTTCACCGTCGACGCCGACGGTTGGGTCTCCGCCGCACGCAAACTTCCCTCGCCGAATTTCGAAGCGCGACCCGAAGGGGCGGTGCCCACGCTGATCGTCGTACACAACATCAGCTTGCCGCCCAATGAATTCGGCGGCACGGCGATTGCCGAACTTTTCCAGAACACGCTCGACTGTGACGCCCACCCCTACTACGACACGCATCTGCGCGGCGTGCGGGTCTCGGCGCACTTCGTGATCCATCGCGACGGCGCGCTCGAGCAATTCGTATCCTGCAACGAGCGGGCATGGCACGCCGGGCCGTCGAATTTTTTCGGCCGCGAGCGCTGCAATGATTTCTCGATCGGCATCGAGCTGGAGGGCAGTGACACGACTGCTTTCGAAGCGGCGCAATACCGCACGCTCGGCGCACTAGTGACGGCGCTCAAGGCTCGCTATCCGGTCGAGGGGCTGGCCGGTCACTCTGACATCGCGCCCGGCCGCAAGACCGATCCAGGGCGTCATTTCGAGTGGCAGCGTCTGCAGCGCGACACCGCGTTGGCGGATCAGTACTTCCCCTATCTCAAGTTTCCCAGAGTGCCGTAA
- a CDS encoding PP0621 family protein has translation MRQIFLLILLFIVGQWLVKALRRHDAQASQRAGGAGANGAGGANRQGGQNGPNGGARGPASAQPQLAEPMIRCAECGVHAPKSDSVVVAGQAFCSAAHAQRHDARPTGRDAR, from the coding sequence ATGCGACAAATTTTTCTGCTGATCCTGTTGTTCATCGTTGGCCAATGGCTGGTCAAGGCGCTGCGTCGTCATGACGCGCAAGCGTCGCAACGCGCGGGGGGCGCCGGTGCGAATGGCGCCGGTGGGGCAAATCGCCAAGGCGGCCAGAATGGTCCGAACGGCGGCGCGCGTGGACCCGCTTCCGCACAGCCGCAGCTCGCCGAGCCGATGATCCGTTGCGCCGAGTGCGGCGTGCACGCGCCGAAGAGCGACTCCGTGGTGGTCGCGGGGCAGGCATTCTGCAGCGCCGCGCACGCACAGCGGCATGACGCGCGTCCCACGGGCCGCGACGCTCGATGA
- a CDS encoding cytochrome C assembly family protein produces the protein MDIVLYALTALLYGGLAVAGWRSHRHAALRPMLESVPPVPAAASVSAASGMSASGRALLFVALLAHGVLLHTTIFPQNAMVFGFAFALSAMFWLGAGIYWIESFFFPLDGLRLLVLPLACVASLLPLAFNGVRVLPYSAAPMFKLHFLIANIAYGLFAIAALHAVLMLLVERRLHAMRGGMSQRNAAAAGSGWLSSWLDTLPPLLTLEKLLFRLIGAGFVLLTLTLLSGIIFSEQLVDRALRLDHKTVFAILSWVMFGALLTARKVSGWRGRAALRWVLASFVALLLAYVGSRFVFEVLLHRAVV, from the coding sequence ATGGATATTGTACTGTATGCCCTCACTGCGCTCCTCTACGGCGGTCTCGCCGTGGCCGGCTGGCGCTCGCACCGGCACGCCGCCCTGCGCCCCATGCTCGAGAGCGTGCCGCCGGTGCCGGCCGCTGCAAGCGTCTCGGCGGCCTCGGGCATGAGCGCCTCGGGCCGCGCGCTACTGTTTGTCGCGCTGCTCGCCCACGGCGTGCTGCTGCATACCACCATCTTTCCCCAGAACGCGATGGTGTTCGGTTTCGCGTTCGCACTGTCGGCGATGTTCTGGCTCGGCGCCGGCATCTACTGGATCGAGAGCTTTTTCTTCCCGCTCGACGGCCTGCGCCTGCTTGTGCTTCCGCTTGCCTGCGTCGCTTCCTTATTGCCGCTGGCCTTCAACGGCGTGCGCGTGCTGCCGTATTCGGCGGCGCCCATGTTCAAGCTGCATTTCCTGATCGCCAATATCGCGTACGGTCTGTTTGCTATCGCGGCACTGCACGCGGTTCTGATGCTGCTGGTCGAGCGGCGTCTGCACGCAATGCGCGGCGGCATGTCGCAACGCAATGCGGCTGCTGCGGGAAGCGGCTGGCTGTCGAGTTGGCTCGACACGCTGCCGCCGCTGCTGACTTTGGAAAAGCTGCTGTTCCGTCTGATCGGCGCGGGTTTCGTGCTGCTCACACTGACGCTGCTCTCGGGCATCATATTTAGCGAGCAACTGGTCGACCGTGCGTTGAGGCTCGATCACAAAACCGTGTTCGCGATTCTTTCCTGGGTGATGTTCGGTGCGCTGCTGACCGCGCGCAAGGTGTCCGGCTGGCGCGGCCGTGCGGCATTGCGCTGGGTGCTGGCGTCGTTCGTCGCGCTGCTGCTGGCGTACGTCGGCAGCCGTTTCGTATTCGAGGTGCTGTTGCACCGTGCTGTAGTGTGA
- the ffh gene encoding signal recognition particle protein has product MLDNLTQRMARVVKTLRGEARLTEANTQEMLREVRLALLEADVALPVVREFIAKVKEKALGEEVISSLSPGQALVGVVQRELTAVIGGDYEGKAVELNLAVTPPAVILMAGLQGAGKTTTVGKLAKLLREKYKKKVLTVSCDVYRPAAIAQLKMVTEQVGADFFPSESDQKPVDIARAAVDWAKRHYHDVLLVDTAGRLGIDEAMMQEIAALHSELKPAETLFVVDAMLGQDAVNTAKAFSDALPLTGVVLTKLDGDSRGGAALSVRHVTGKPIKFVGVAEKLDGLEIFYPDRMANRILGMGDILALVEEAQRGVDVQAAQKLADKVKKGGDFDLNDFRAQLTQMKGMGGLSSLMDKLPAQFQQAAAGADMGQAEKQMRRMEGIINSMTPLERAKPDLIKATRKRRIAAGAGVQVQEVNRMLNQYDQMRTMMKKLKGGNLQKMMRGMKGMMPGMR; this is encoded by the coding sequence ATGCTCGACAATCTGACTCAACGGATGGCGCGCGTCGTCAAGACGCTGCGCGGCGAAGCCCGGCTCACCGAGGCGAACACCCAGGAAATGCTGCGCGAAGTCCGCCTGGCACTTCTCGAGGCCGACGTGGCGCTGCCCGTCGTGCGCGAGTTCATCGCCAAGGTGAAGGAAAAGGCGCTCGGCGAGGAAGTCATCAGCAGCCTGTCGCCGGGTCAGGCGCTGGTCGGCGTGGTGCAGCGCGAGCTGACCGCGGTGATCGGCGGCGACTATGAAGGCAAAGCGGTCGAACTGAATCTCGCCGTCACGCCGCCGGCCGTCATCCTGATGGCGGGTCTGCAGGGCGCCGGTAAAACGACCACGGTCGGCAAGCTCGCCAAGCTCCTGCGCGAAAAGTACAAGAAAAAGGTCCTGACTGTCTCGTGCGACGTTTACCGTCCGGCTGCTATCGCGCAGTTGAAGATGGTGACGGAACAGGTCGGTGCGGATTTCTTCCCGTCGGAATCGGATCAGAAGCCGGTAGATATCGCGCGCGCAGCGGTGGATTGGGCCAAGCGCCACTACCACGACGTGCTGCTGGTCGACACGGCCGGCCGTCTGGGTATCGACGAGGCGATGATGCAGGAAATCGCCGCACTGCACAGCGAGCTGAAACCGGCGGAAACGCTGTTCGTGGTCGACGCGATGCTCGGCCAGGACGCGGTCAACACCGCGAAGGCATTTAGCGACGCCTTGCCGCTCACCGGCGTGGTCCTCACCAAGCTCGACGGCGACTCACGCGGCGGAGCGGCACTCTCCGTGCGTCACGTGACAGGCAAGCCGATCAAGTTCGTCGGCGTCGCCGAAAAGCTCGACGGCCTCGAGATCTTCTATCCGGATCGGATGGCGAACCGGATTCTCGGCATGGGCGACATTCTCGCCCTCGTCGAAGAAGCGCAACGCGGCGTGGACGTTCAAGCCGCGCAGAAGCTCGCCGACAAGGTCAAGAAAGGCGGCGACTTCGACCTCAACGATTTCCGCGCACAGCTGACCCAGATGAAGGGCATGGGCGGCCTGTCGTCGCTGATGGACAAACTGCCGGCCCAGTTCCAGCAAGCCGCCGCCGGTGCCGACATGGGCCAGGCCGAAAAGCAGATGCGCCGCATGGAAGGCATCATCAATTCAATGACGCCGCTGGAGCGCGCGAAGCCCGACCTGATCAAGGCCACTCGCAAGCGCCGCATCGCCGCCGGCGCGGGCGTGCAGGTGCAGGAAGTCAACCGCATGCTGAATCAGTACGACCAGATGCGCACGATGATGAAAAAGCTGAAGGGCGGCAATCTGCAAAAGATGATGCGCGGCATGAAGGGCATGATGCCCGGCATGCGCTAA
- a CDS encoding hypoxanthine-guanine phosphoribosyltransferase translates to MNREEALHIFSHSEEIVSADDVNASISGMATAIRNEMSEDFPLVLSVMGGAAVFTGMLLPHLDFPLEFDYIHLTRYRNTTKGGNEMQWRVAPAESVKDRVVLVLDDILDEGETMAAIRDRILAMGAKRFLSAVLCEKIIPKAKPLRPDYCGFEVPDRYVFGCGMDAKGYWRNLPTIRALTEGA, encoded by the coding sequence ATGAACCGCGAAGAAGCTCTCCATATTTTTAGCCACTCCGAAGAAATCGTTTCGGCCGACGACGTCAATGCGTCGATCAGCGGCATGGCTACCGCCATCCGTAACGAGATGAGCGAGGACTTCCCGCTCGTGCTGTCGGTAATGGGTGGCGCGGCGGTGTTCACCGGCATGCTGCTGCCGCACCTCGATTTTCCGCTCGAATTCGACTACATCCATCTGACCCGCTATCGCAACACCACCAAGGGCGGCAACGAGATGCAGTGGCGCGTGGCGCCGGCTGAGTCGGTGAAGGATCGTGTCGTGCTGGTACTCGACGACATCCTCGACGAAGGCGAGACAATGGCCGCGATCCGCGACCGCATTCTGGCCATGGGCGCGAAGCGCTTCCTGAGCGCGGTGTTGTGCGAGAAGATCATTCCGAAGGCGAAGCCGCTGCGCCCGGATTACTGCGGTTTCGAAGTGCCGGACCGTTATGTGTTCGGCTGCGGGATGGATGCCAAAGGCTACTGGCGCAACCTCCCGACTATCCGGGCGCTGACCGAAGGCGCGTAA
- a CDS encoding MarC family protein, giving the protein MEYTFLSATVLLILITDPLGNIPLFISCLRGVAPKRRTIVILREVAIAFAILLLFMVVGDRFLRMMSLTDQSLRIGGGIVLFLIALRMVFPHPDGPFGGDTRGGEPLIVPLAIPALAGPSALATVMLLTSQAPGKMFEWIGALTVTMLVCAVVLMLAERIQAWLGERAMMAFERLMGLVLVAISVEMMLGGIRSFVHQL; this is encoded by the coding sequence GTGGAATACACCTTTCTGTCCGCGACAGTCTTGCTGATTCTGATCACCGACCCGCTCGGCAACATTCCGCTCTTCATTAGCTGCTTGCGTGGGGTGGCGCCGAAGCGGCGCACGATCGTCATCCTCCGTGAGGTGGCGATCGCTTTCGCGATCCTGCTGCTGTTCATGGTGGTCGGCGACCGCTTCCTGCGCATGATGAGTCTGACGGACCAGTCGTTGCGCATCGGCGGTGGAATCGTGCTGTTTCTGATCGCGCTCAGGATGGTGTTTCCGCATCCAGATGGTCCGTTCGGCGGCGACACGCGCGGTGGTGAGCCGCTCATCGTGCCGCTCGCCATTCCGGCGCTGGCGGGTCCTTCGGCGCTTGCAACGGTGATGCTGCTGACGTCGCAGGCGCCGGGCAAGATGTTCGAGTGGATCGGCGCGCTGACTGTCACGATGCTCGTCTGTGCAGTCGTGCTGATGCTGGCGGAACGGATTCAGGCGTGGCTCGGCGAGCGCGCAATGATGGCTTTTGAGCGTTTGATGGGACTGGTGCTGGTGGCGATCTCAGTGGAGATGATGCTCGGCGGTATCCGGTCGTTTGTGCATCAGCTTTGA